The genome window TTACTCCTTTTAAAACAACTATTAACTTCTATTACATTTTTTGATAATTTTATTTCTTTATTATCATGTAATATGGTTATATTTCTACCCTTTATTACCTTATAACAAGATTTATTCTCTTCTATATTTACAGAAACTAGACTATCTCTAAATAATATATTAAATTTAATGCTTTTCCAATGTTTAGGAATCCTTGGTTCAAAACTTAATTTATTATTTTTTATTTTCATTCCTGCAAATCCATATACTAAACTCATCCATGTTCCACCCATATTAGCAGCATGTATTCCATCACTTGTATTTTTTTGTATGTTATTAATATCCATTAATGCCGTATCCATAAAGTAGCTATAAGCTTTTTCATGATTTCCAATTTCACTTGCCATCATTCCAAATATTGACCTTGACAAAGATGAATCATGAGTAGTTATTTTTTCATAGTATTCAAAATCTATCTTTTTTTGTTCTACACTAAACTCCTCAGGGAAAAGTAATGCTGCAAGTACAGTATCCGCTTGTTTATTTACTTGATATCTATATATTGTTAATGGATGATAATGAAGAAGTAATGGATATTTTTCTTTTGGTGTATTTTTAAAATCCCACACTGATTTTTCTAAAAATGAATCATCCTGTTTGCTTATTTTCTTCTTTTCATCATATGGTAGATACATATTTTCAGCTGCCTTTATCCAGTTTTTTACTTCATATTCTTGCAATTTAATTTTTCTAAACACTTCGTTTGAATATAAATTATGTTTAAATTTATCTACCATCTGTGCTGCATATGTCAAATTATATTTAGCCATTAAATTAGTATAGTAATTATTATTTACTATTGCTGTATATTCATCTGGACCTGTTACCCCATTTATACAGAATTTATTATTTTTTGTTTCTATATAATCTCCAAATTCGAACCAAAATCTCGCTGTTTCTATAAGAATTTCCAAGCCATTTTGCATCATGAATTCTTCATCATTAGTTGCTTCAAAATACGTTCTAATCCCATAAGCTATATCTGCATTTATATGAAATTGTGCTGTTCCTGCTGGATAATATGCACTACATTCATTCCCACTTATAGTTCTCCATGAATATAAGCAACCTTTATTTATTCCAAGCTCTCTAGCTCTTTCTCTTGATGCATCTAAAATTGAATATCTATAATCCAATAAAGCTCTAGCAATAGATGGTTGAGTATATATAAAAAATGGTAATATGTACATCTCTGTATCCCAGAAATAGTGACCCTCATAGCCATCACCTGTAAGACCTTTAGCTGATATATTAGTCTTTCCATCTCTTCCTGCCGATTGATAAATATGAAATAAATTAGTTTTTATTCCTAATTGAAGTCTTTTATCGCCTTCAATCTCTACATTAGAAGTTGTCCAAAATTCATTCATTTTCTCTCTCTGAATATTTTTAACTTTATCAAATCCAATGTTACGTGCCTCTCTTAAAACCAATTCTAATGATTTTAAACGCTCTCCTGATTGTAAATATTCTAATGAATCTAGATATTCTTCTGATTTTAAACATTCTTCATTTAGATTCAAATCAGAATATACTCTGCCATATCCTACAACAATTTCTAAATTTAACCTTTCACCTTCTTTGGCATAAACTTCTATTTCTCGCTCTATACATTCATCTAAAACATTATAGGTCTCATTTATAATATTTCCACAAGTAATATATGAATCAAATCCACACCATAACCCTAATTTACTTGTTTCTGTAATTAAATTCATAAAATACTTATCATTATATTTTTTTATATCAATTTTAAATTGATTCTTATTTATAGATGCCACCCTTGGGTCATATACTTTTTCACAATTAAATTTCTCCACATTATTTTCCATTTTATTTTTAAAGTTTATTTTTCCATTAAAATTTAATGGTGTTATTGTGTATGAAATCATCATTAATTCTTCTATGTCTTGAGATACTAGCCTTTCTATAGATACTTTAA of Clostridioides sp. ES-S-0054-01 contains these proteins:
- a CDS encoding glycoside hydrolase family 65 protein, with protein sequence MSLILNTKNQLIEQGLSKDIIKSNETLFTLANGHLGIRGNIEESDFNNEYIDNIGTYVNGFYESSPITYGETAYGYAKQNETICKLPNAHIVNFSIEGDYFDLSKGITSEHTRILDLNEGTLTRSFIWENSHGKKVKVSIERLVSQDIEELMMISYTITPLNFNGKINFKNKMENNVEKFNCEKVYDPRVASINKNQFKIDIKKYNDKYFMNLITETSKLGLWCGFDSYITCGNIINETYNVLDECIEREIEVYAKEGERLNLEIVVGYGRVYSDLNLNEECLKSEEYLDSLEYLQSGERLKSLELVLREARNIGFDKVKNIQREKMNEFWTTSNVEIEGDKRLQLGIKTNLFHIYQSAGRDGKTNISAKGLTGDGYEGHYFWDTEMYILPFFIYTQPSIARALLDYRYSILDASRERARELGINKGCLYSWRTISGNECSAYYPAGTAQFHINADIAYGIRTYFEATNDEEFMMQNGLEILIETARFWFEFGDYIETKNNKFCINGVTGPDEYTAIVNNNYYTNLMAKYNLTYAAQMVDKFKHNLYSNEVFRKIKLQEYEVKNWIKAAENMYLPYDEKKKISKQDDSFLEKSVWDFKNTPKEKYPLLLHYHPLTIYRYQVNKQADTVLAALLFPEEFSVEQKKIDFEYYEKITTHDSSLSRSIFGMMASEIGNHEKAYSYFMDTALMDINNIQKNTSDGIHAANMGGTWMSLVYGFAGMKIKNNKLSFEPRIPKHWKSIKFNILFRDSLVSVNIEENKSCYKVIKGRNITILHDNKEIKLSKNVIEVNSCFKRSN